A DNA window from Haliovirga abyssi contains the following coding sequences:
- the xseA gene encoding exodeoxyribonuclease VII large subunit has protein sequence MNNREYSVSELNKLVKLTLETNSNFKNFYLKGEISNITYYKSGHLYFTLKDKKASIKCAAFNYRFKNVPVDLEAGENVRILGSVTLYEANGQYQVIVDEIEKENKLGSLYVELEKLKKELDKKGYFDKSIKKRLPIIPYNIGVVTSGTGAAVRDIINTTHKRFENLNIYVYPAKVQGKNAELEIKKGIETLNRLDYIDVIIIGRGGGSIEDLWAFNKREVAEAIYNSEKPIISAVGHEIDFLLSDLVADSRAATPTQAAEILVPEKESLLGELNIREVRVANNLKKLLELKKIEFEQRKENYFIKNYKNYIVDKNNILIGKEEKLNNSLKKMLEIKKSKFEISKSKIDMLNPYSILNRGYSITKLNGKIIKSVEKIRESDELLTILSDGEINSVVK, from the coding sequence ATGAATAATAGAGAATATAGTGTAAGTGAATTAAACAAATTAGTTAAATTAACATTAGAAACAAATAGTAATTTTAAAAATTTTTATTTAAAAGGAGAAATATCAAATATTACATATTATAAAAGCGGACATCTGTATTTTACATTAAAAGATAAAAAGGCATCTATAAAATGTGCAGCTTTTAACTATAGATTTAAAAATGTACCTGTAGACCTTGAAGCTGGAGAAAATGTTAGAATACTTGGAAGTGTTACTTTATATGAGGCAAATGGACAATATCAAGTTATTGTTGATGAAATTGAAAAAGAAAATAAATTGGGAAGTTTATATGTTGAATTGGAAAAATTAAAAAAAGAATTAGATAAAAAAGGGTATTTTGATAAATCAATAAAAAAAAGGTTGCCAATTATTCCTTATAATATAGGAGTAGTAACTTCTGGGACAGGGGCAGCAGTAAGAGATATAATCAATACAACCCATAAAAGATTTGAAAATTTAAATATTTATGTTTATCCTGCAAAAGTGCAAGGAAAAAATGCAGAGTTAGAGATAAAAAAAGGGATAGAAACTTTAAATAGATTAGATTATATAGATGTTATAATTATTGGGCGTGGTGGTGGAAGCATAGAAGATTTGTGGGCATTTAATAAGAGAGAGGTTGCAGAAGCAATATATAATTCAGAAAAGCCTATAATATCTGCAGTTGGACATGAAATAGATTTTTTATTATCTGACTTGGTGGCAGACAGTAGAGCAGCGACACCTACTCAAGCAGCAGAAATTTTAGTTCCTGAAAAAGAGAGTTTGCTAGGTGAATTAAATATTCGCGAGGTAAGAGTTGCTAATAATTTGAAAAAGTTATTGGAATTAAAAAAAATAGAGTTTGAACAAAGAAAAGAAAATTATTTTATAAAAAATTATAAAAATTATATAGTTGATAAGAATAATATATTAATAGGAAAAGAAGAGAAATTAAATAATTCATTAAAAAAGATGTTAGAAATAAAAAAAAGCAAGTTTGAAATTTCAAAAAGCAAAATAGATATGTTAAATCCATATAGTATACTAAACAGAGGGTATTCAATAACAAAATTAAATGGGAAAATAATAAAAAGCGTAGAAAAAATAAGAGAGTCAGATGAATTATTAACTATATTAAGTGATGGAGAAATAAATAGTGTAGTAAAGTAG
- a CDS encoding NAD(P)/FAD-dependent oxidoreductase — protein sequence MEKYDVIIIGGGPAGLFTAINIKKEMSVLILEKNQKVGKKLLMAGAGRCNITHEGEMSEFFNHYGNNYKFLKTVFKEFSNKDMINFFKRRGMGIIVDKNGKIFPETEKSKDILKILINECMKKGVVIKNNETVLKAEEIKEEDKKIDEKFIIKTKNNIYMCDKLVISTGGKSYPTSGSSGDGYIFAKNLGHKIVSLKPALAPAFITDYKFKNISGVSLKNIKIYLYRENKKIGEHIGDIGFTHVGLSGPGILDFSRDIKEDDVLKVNFIGEKIDKFKKEFIKETEKDGNVIIKNYLKRYKIPESLIKSVLEQINMDILTKMAEISKDKRNKLAKMFCEYPFEIDRMGDYNIAMATTGGVALKEINGKTMESKIVKNLFFAGEVVDIDGDTGGYNIQAAFSMGYTVAKSINGGL from the coding sequence ATGGAAAAGTATGATGTGATAATAATAGGTGGTGGTCCTGCTGGACTTTTTACTGCTATAAATATAAAAAAAGAGATGAGTGTTCTTATTCTTGAAAAAAATCAAAAAGTTGGTAAAAAGTTGCTTATGGCAGGTGCAGGAAGATGTAATATAACCCACGAAGGTGAAATGTCAGAATTTTTTAATCATTATGGAAATAATTATAAATTTTTAAAAACAGTATTTAAAGAATTTAGTAATAAAGATATGATAAATTTTTTTAAAAGAAGAGGTATGGGTATAATAGTAGATAAAAATGGGAAAATTTTCCCTGAAACTGAAAAATCAAAAGATATTTTAAAAATATTAATTAATGAGTGTATGAAAAAAGGAGTAGTTATTAAAAATAACGAAACTGTGTTAAAAGCTGAAGAGATTAAAGAAGAAGATAAAAAAATAGATGAAAAATTTATAATAAAAACAAAAAATAATATATATATGTGTGATAAATTAGTTATATCTACAGGTGGAAAATCATACCCAACATCAGGTTCATCTGGTGATGGATATATATTTGCAAAAAACTTAGGCCATAAAATAGTGAGTTTAAAACCAGCATTAGCTCCTGCTTTTATAACAGATTACAAATTTAAAAATATATCTGGAGTATCATTGAAAAATATAAAAATTTATTTATATAGAGAGAATAAAAAGATAGGAGAACATATAGGAGATATTGGATTTACTCATGTAGGATTATCTGGTCCAGGAATACTTGATTTTTCTAGAGATATAAAAGAAGATGATGTTTTAAAAGTGAATTTTATAGGAGAAAAGATAGACAAATTTAAAAAAGAATTTATAAAAGAAACTGAAAAAGATGGAAATGTAATTATAAAAAATTATTTAAAGAGGTATAAAATTCCAGAAAGTCTTATAAAATCTGTTTTAGAACAAATTAATATGGATATATTAACGAAAATGGCAGAAATAAGTAAGGATAAAAGAAATAAATTAGCTAAAATGTTTTGCGAATATCCATTTGAAATAGATAGAATGGGAGATTATAATATAGCTATGGCAACAACTGGTGGAGTAGCGTTAAAAGAGATAAACGGTAAAACTATGGAGTCAAAAATTGTAAAGAATCTATTTTTTGCAGGTGAAGTAGTTGATATTGATGGAGATACAGGCGGATATAATATACAAGCAGCATTTTCTATGGGATATACTGTGGCGAAGAGTATAAATGGAGGATTATAA
- a CDS encoding MFS transporter, which translates to MGISKVTSEYKGFKKEIYILFVARIINRLGSFVNLFLVLYLTQNLKLNGKAIGIILTIVGVSRITGTMISGKLADYFGRKKVLVILYVSSALFIISCGFINGSNLIPILLIIATFFLGGIRPVFNSIITDLSTPEERKRVFSFFYLATNIGVSLGPIIAGLLYRNYVNWIFWGDGTTTLIATILIIIYVKDTTPTAEDISNAKGNEKATDESSLKVIIKKPFLIVFVLLNIVGTFIYAQHMIVIPIQFSEMFGKNSGKYFGYIMSLNAIVVVVFTTYILKLTKNKTSDYNMFLGTILYTVGFGMLYFANKNLMIFIISTILWSIGEILYVTNYGVYISLHTPITHRGRFNSIFGTLNMIGFTIAPLISGFMISNYGVKNVWEIIFYIGFVLTIFFYGFTKLKNV; encoded by the coding sequence ATGGGAATAAGTAAAGTTACATCAGAGTATAAAGGATTTAAAAAAGAGATTTATATTTTATTTGTTGCGAGAATCATTAATAGATTAGGAAGTTTTGTAAATTTGTTTTTAGTGTTATACTTAACTCAAAATTTAAAATTAAATGGAAAAGCAATAGGGATTATATTAACGATTGTAGGAGTTAGTAGAATAACAGGTACAATGATATCTGGAAAATTAGCAGATTATTTTGGAAGAAAAAAAGTATTGGTAATTTTATATGTTTCTTCAGCTTTATTCATAATAAGTTGCGGATTTATAAATGGTTCTAATCTAATACCAATATTATTGATAATTGCAACTTTTTTCTTAGGAGGAATAAGGCCAGTATTTAATTCTATTATTACAGATTTATCAACTCCAGAAGAGAGAAAGAGAGTTTTTTCTTTCTTTTATTTAGCCACAAATATTGGAGTTTCTCTAGGACCAATTATAGCTGGATTATTATATAGAAATTACGTTAATTGGATATTTTGGGGAGATGGCACAACGACACTTATTGCAACTATCTTAATAATTATTTATGTGAAAGATACAACTCCGACAGCAGAAGATATAAGTAATGCAAAAGGAAATGAAAAAGCGACAGACGAATCTTCACTCAAAGTAATAATAAAAAAACCATTTTTAATTGTATTTGTTTTATTAAATATTGTAGGAACATTTATTTATGCACAGCATATGATTGTTATTCCAATTCAGTTTTCAGAGATGTTTGGAAAGAATAGTGGAAAATATTTTGGATATATTATGTCATTAAATGCAATTGTAGTAGTGGTATTTACAACATATATACTAAAACTTACTAAAAATAAAACTTCAGATTATAATATGTTTTTGGGGACTATTTTATATACAGTAGGATTTGGAATGTTATATTTTGCAAATAAAAATCTAATGATATTTATTATCTCTACAATATTATGGAGCATAGGAGAGATATTATACGTTACTAATTATGGAGTCTATATTTCATTACATACACCTATAACTCATAGAGGTAGGTTTAATAGCATATTTGGTACTTTAAATATGATTGGATTTACAATAGCACCATTAATTTCAGGATTTATGATTTCTAATTATGGGGTTAAGAATGTTTGGGAAATAATATTTTATATAGGATTTGTATTAACTATATTTTTTTATGGCTTTACAAAATTAAAGAACGTTTAA
- the recR gene encoding recombination mediator RecR, whose amino-acid sequence MSTKSLEILTDEFHKFPGIGRKTAQRLAFYVMDISKEEVEKFVSALRDVKENIKRCEICGNLSESDICDICSDDYREKDIICVVEDSKDILAMEKAGVFKGVYHVLNGKISPLNGIGADKLNLKKLIERVAKEPIKEIILALNPDLEGETTALYISELLKNFDVKVTKIASGIPMGGNLEFADIATISRSIEGRRKI is encoded by the coding sequence ATGTCTACAAAATCATTAGAAATATTAACAGATGAATTTCATAAATTTCCTGGAATAGGAAGAAAAACAGCACAAAGATTAGCTTTTTATGTAATGGATATTTCAAAAGAAGAAGTAGAAAAATTTGTGTCAGCTTTAAGAGATGTAAAAGAAAATATAAAAAGATGTGAAATATGTGGGAACTTAAGTGAAAGTGATATTTGCGATATATGCAGTGATGATTATAGAGAAAAAGATATTATTTGCGTAGTTGAAGACTCAAAGGATATTTTAGCAATGGAAAAAGCTGGAGTTTTTAAAGGTGTATATCATGTTTTGAATGGTAAAATATCTCCTCTAAATGGAATTGGTGCCGATAAATTAAATTTAAAAAAATTAATAGAGAGAGTAGCAAAAGAACCGATAAAAGAAATAATTTTGGCATTAAATCCAGATTTAGAAGGAGAAACAACTGCTTTATATATTTCTGAGTTATTAAAGAATTTTGATGTGAAGGTTACAAAAATTGCAAGTGGAATACCAATGGGCGGAAATTTAGAATTTGCAGATATAGCAACTATTTCTAGATCAATAGAGGGAAGACGAAAAATTTAA